A window of Sulfurimonas gotlandica GD1 contains these coding sequences:
- a CDS encoding PAS domain-containing hybrid sensor histidine kinase/response regulator, protein MKSENSKIIYSLFSLKIIITTMFIILVGIVYFVTNKDKQVRIEAVLSQQLTNLNNTYRVSMKRFEVVADSINSTVINRENVLELLYRAKHASNDDSLIPLRNELFKIIKPHFDNLKKVGVIITLFSFENNKTFLRVHKPNKFNDDLSKVRYSFRYVNENKKIIRGLEEGKIMHAFRNIYPIYYKGEYLGSVDIAFSSSVLKKHMENLYKTEAHFIINKNIFMTNIWKMKDMVNYNKSIEHEDFLQDKNKDKNLSEIETNLNNKLKKKIYNSIQHNNSFALEDSGQIVAFLPIKNIKDKKTIAYLVSYEENNYLKNLIKEHILINALSFVVLMILHIVIYMAIKNRYREKEVKDKEVKDYLDIAQVLIMVLDNNKNVTMINTEGAKLLGYSKDEIIGKNWIENFLPKNIQLEINELASDIIEEKEKYPNYENYVLTKSGELKLILWKYSTLFDDQGNTIGLLTSGQDITEQKRTYLELNKAKYEAEKANKSKSEFLANMSHEIRTPLNGIMGFVNLLYKDEKDIKKQEKLKIIKDSSYTLIDIVNDILDFSKIESGMLSIEKVPFNILDAISQTILLFRQRAKEKNITIKLSIDDKIPKFIEGDITRTKQVFSNLLSNALKFSNEDSDVKVNVNYLDNTNEIYCEVLDSGVGISPSKTDTIFEAFEQEDSSTTRKYGGTGLGLSIVKQLVELMGGKIGVNSELGVGSTFYFTLPIIEAKEDIDKDDVATINQELLHGNALIVEDNKTNQMLLSILLEDFGLTYDVANDGLEAVDKVKNNKYDLILMDENMPNMNGIEASSTIRKLEHTKDIVIIAVTANALKGDREKFLENGMDDYISKPIDTDELEKILRKYCNKKFL, encoded by the coding sequence ATGAAATCAGAAAATTCAAAAATTATATATTCGTTATTTTCATTAAAAATAATTATTACTACAATGTTTATAATACTTGTTGGCATTGTGTATTTTGTGACAAATAAAGACAAGCAAGTCCGTATAGAGGCTGTTTTGTCGCAACAGCTTACTAATCTGAATAATACATATAGAGTTAGTATGAAAAGGTTTGAGGTAGTAGCTGATAGTATTAATAGTACAGTCATAAATAGAGAAAATGTACTAGAACTTTTATATAGAGCAAAACATGCAAGTAATGATGATTCTTTAATACCACTTCGTAATGAATTATTTAAAATAATAAAACCACATTTTGATAATTTAAAAAAAGTTGGTGTTATCATTACGCTTTTTTCATTTGAAAATAATAAAACATTTTTACGAGTGCATAAACCGAATAAGTTTAATGATGACCTATCAAAAGTTCGATATAGCTTTAGATACGTAAATGAAAATAAAAAAATAATTAGAGGACTTGAAGAGGGCAAGATAATGCATGCGTTTCGTAATATTTACCCTATCTATTATAAAGGTGAGTATTTAGGAAGTGTAGATATTGCTTTTTCTTCAAGCGTTTTAAAAAAACATATGGAAAATTTATATAAAACTGAAGCTCACTTTATCATAAATAAAAATATTTTTATGACAAATATTTGGAAAATGAAGGATATGGTTAACTATAATAAAAGTATTGAACATGAAGATTTTCTTCAGGATAAGAATAAAGATAAAAATCTTAGTGAGATAGAAACTAATTTAAACAATAAATTGAAAAAAAAGATTTATAATAGCATACAGCATAATAACTCTTTTGCATTAGAAGACTCTGGACAAATTGTTGCTTTTTTACCAATTAAAAATATTAAAGATAAAAAAACAATAGCTTATCTTGTTTCCTATGAAGAAAATAATTATTTAAAAAATCTAATTAAGGAGCATATCTTAATAAATGCACTCTCTTTTGTGGTATTGATGATATTGCATATAGTGATATACATGGCCATAAAAAACCGTTATAGAGAGAAAGAAGTTAAAGATAAAGAAGTTAAAGACTACTTGGATATCGCGCAAGTTTTAATTATGGTGTTAGACAACAATAAAAACGTAACAATGATTAATACAGAAGGCGCGAAACTTTTAGGGTATTCAAAAGATGAGATTATTGGTAAAAATTGGATAGAAAACTTTTTGCCAAAAAACATTCAACTCGAAATTAATGAGTTGGCTTCCGACATCATTGAAGAAAAAGAGAAATATCCCAATTATGAAAACTATGTATTGACAAAAAGTGGCGAGTTAAAACTTATTTTATGGAAATACTCTACTCTGTTTGATGATCAAGGGAACACAATAGGTCTCTTAACGTCAGGACAAGATATTACTGAACAAAAAAGGACATATTTAGAGCTAAATAAAGCTAAATATGAAGCAGAAAAAGCTAACAAGTCAAAATCTGAATTTTTAGCAAATATGTCACATGAAATTCGTACTCCTTTAAATGGAATTATGGGCTTTGTAAATCTTTTATATAAAGATGAAAAAGATATTAAGAAGCAAGAAAAATTAAAAATCATAAAAGACTCAAGTTATACATTAATTGATATCGTGAATGATATACTGGATTTTTCTAAAATAGAGAGTGGTATGTTGTCAATTGAAAAAGTTCCATTTAATATTTTGGATGCTATTTCTCAAACTATCCTATTATTTAGACAAAGAGCAAAAGAGAAAAATATAACAATAAAATTATCAATCGATGATAAGATTCCAAAATTTATTGAGGGTGATATTACGCGAACTAAACAGGTATTTTCAAATTTGCTTAGTAATGCTTTAAAATTCTCGAATGAGGATAGCGACGTTAAAGTAAATGTAAATTATTTAGACAATACAAATGAGATATATTGTGAAGTTCTAGATAGTGGAGTTGGAATAAGTCCAAGTAAAACTGATACAATATTTGAAGCTTTTGAGCAAGAAGATAGTAGTACAACTAGAAAATATGGTGGTACTGGCCTTGGATTGTCAATCGTTAAACAATTAGTTGAATTGATGGGTGGTAAAATTGGTGTCAATAGTGAATTAGGTGTTGGAAGTACATTCTATTTTACGCTGCCAATAATAGAAGCAAAAGAAGATATTGATAAAGATGATGTAGCGACAATTAATCAAGAATTGCTTCATGGAAATGCTTTAATTGTTGAAGACAATAAAACAAATCAAATGCTATTATCAATACTATTAGAAGATTTTGGATTAACTTATGATGTAGCAAACGATGGACTCGAAGCTGTAGATAAGGTTAAGAATAATAAATACGATTTAATACTTATGGATGAAAATATGCCAAATATGAATGGTATTGAAGCTAGTAGTACTATTAGGAAACTTGAGCATACCAAAGATATAGTAATCATAGCTGTAACCGCTAATGCGTTAAAAGGTGATAGAGAGAAATTTTTAGAAAATGGAATGGATGATTATATTTCAAAACCAATAGATACAGATGAATTAGAGAAAATTCTTAGAAAATATTGTAATAAAAAATTCTTGTAA